The nucleotide window AATATTGCCAGGTATCTGCTCCAGGGAGTGGATTTATGGCTGGCCAGCCCGCGCCGTCCCCTGGAAGCCTGCAGCACCAGCGGCATGAAGGCGGTGCTGAACGGGGCGTTACATATCAGCACCCTGGACGGGTGGTGGGATGAAGCCTGGGAACCGGAAACAGGCTGGGCCATCGGCCGCGGTGAGGTTTACGACGACCCCCTTTATCAAGACGCCGTAGAAGCGGAACTCCTTTATGACCTGCTGGAAAGGGATATAATCCCTCTATACTATGAACGCGACGCAAGGGGTCTGCCATCAGGGTGGCTGGCCAGGGTGAAAAAATCCATCCAGGCTTACGCCCCTGTCTTCAACTCCCGGCGCATGGTAGAAGAATACGCTGACAAGTTTTACCTGCCCGCGGCCAGGTTGTACCGGCGTTTGCATGAGAATGACCAACAGCGGGCCAGGGAACTGGCCCGGTGGAAGAAAGGGGTGGAGGACAGCTGGAGCCAGGTGCGGATTGAAAAGGTGGAAGGAACGGGAACGGAAAACTTGGAGGTCGGCGACAATTTGTCCATTAGGGCGATAATAGCATTGGGTCCTTTAAAGCCCGAGGATGTGCGCGTGGCAGTTTACTACGGGCCTGTGGACGGCAAGGGTGAAATTATAGCCGGGGAAAAACTCTTCCTCCCTTCCTGTCAGGATCTGGGCGGAGGAAGGTACTTGTATACCGCCTCCCTGCCCTGCCGCCGCAGCGGCCGCCAGGGATATAGCCTTTGCGTATTTCCATATCATGAAGATATGGGGCAACCTTACGCTATGGGTTTAATCTTGTGGGGTTAGAAGAAAACGCCGCCCCAAAGGAGGGAAGTCAATGCGCGCCAAGGATATAATGACGAAGGACGTGATCACCATTAGCGCCTACGCTCCCATCTACGAGCTGACTAAACTGCTGGCCGAAAACGACATCAGCGGCGTGCCGGTATGCGATGAGAGCGGCAAAGTAATCGGCATGGTCAGCGAGGCCGATCTCATCGCCCTGAAAAACGGCAGCCGCGTCGTGGACATAATGAATCCCGAAGTAATAGCCGTAAGCCAGGAAACTCCGGTAGAGGAAGTAGCCGTCGTCCTGCACACGAAAAAGATAAAGCGCGTGCCCGTCTATGAAAAAGACCAAATGGTGGGCATCATCAGCCGCGCCGACATTGTAGCGGCCATGGCCAGGAAGCATATGGAACGCGTAAAACGATAGGCGTTTTCTTCCAGGCGCCCGGCCACGTAAACGACGTACCGGGCGCAATTTTGTATGGGGATATGGTTGTGTATTTTG belongs to Moorella humiferrea and includes:
- a CDS encoding CBS domain-containing protein, giving the protein MRAKDIMTKDVITISAYAPIYELTKLLAENDISGVPVCDESGKVIGMVSEADLIALKNGSRVVDIMNPEVIAVSQETPVEEVAVVLHTKKIKRVPVYEKDQMVGIISRADIVAAMARKHMERVKR